GTCTGTGCCTGTGTCATTGAATGCATGAACAGACTCACCCAAAAGAAAAAACAGATAGAGAAACTCTTCATATCCATAAAGATCATATTTAACGATATAGTAAAATCATGTACAAACAGGCCGCCACAAAAAGTGGCAACCTGCTATACATTACGGATCAATAATCATAACCCGGAGTTTTTCCCAAATTCGGATTTTTAGTCAACGCGCTTTGAGGAATCGGATAAACATACATATACTCTTTCCAGCCGAATCCCATGGCTACAGGATCATTGAAGAATTTTATATATCCTTCCGTATCGGTACCTCCTGTTATTTCCAGCTTCGGATAGTCAGCCTTTTTTATCCAGGCACCGGTTTGCTGTTTATTTACATATTCACCTTTATGCCACCGCTTCAGATCGTTCATTCTGAAGCCTTCAGCCATTAGCTCCACTCTTCTTTCACGACGGATTTCCCACAACACCGGATCCACTGCCTGGTCGCGCTTCGGATCGAATGAAGCATTTATATCTGAAACTTTCATTAAGGCAACACCTGCCCTCGGACGGAGTTTATTGATTGTCCGGTCAGCGACAGACTGGTCAAACTGCCCCATCTCCCATTTGGCTTCGGCATAATTCAGCAAAGCCTCTTCAATTCTGAAAATCGGACAATCCGTTGTATTCTCCAGTTCACCGGCTTTTGCAAAAGAGTATTTATAGATAATATAACCCAATTCGGTCAGGAAGAACCCCGGGCTCGCCTGTTTTCTGAAGTTCGGATTATTTTGGACGATCTCGCCCGTATTCCAGTTTGTTACAGGGAGTGCTTTCACACCTGTACCGCTTCCTCCCTCACTGGTCGTTTCCAGTTTTGTCATCAGATCGATATATTCTCTGTCCTGCGGATCATCGGTATATGTCCAGGTTGTGTTAGGAGTTCCTTTATTTACTTTATAGGGAGGAGTAACCGTATAATACAAGCGTCTGTCCCTGTTCCTGAACTCGTCATACATCGTCTTATCACCGGCAAAACCGGATTCCGGGTTATAGATAGGTTTCCCATTCGTACATAAATAACTATTAACCCCATCCTTACTCATATCATAGAACCAGGAAGAACTTCTGTTATAACGATTCAGCATATGCGTACCATTGGAGGTTGCATAAGCCCTGTATAAAATAACCCCGTCGACACCTCCCAGTTTCTCCGAATTGAATAACAGGTCGTAACGACTACACACATTCGGATAGGCATCTATCAGTTTCTCTGAATATTTTATACATGCATTCAGGTAAACCTCCGGCTCCGATAAATTATGGTATTTACGCCACGTACCTTCATAAAGGGCAAAACGAGATAAAAGTGCTCTTACGACATGTACATTGATTGTATTGCTGCCTTCTCCGTCAGCTTTAATATGTTCTTCCGCCCATATCAAATCATTCAATATATTTTTTGCAACAAGATCCCTTGGATCGCGCTCTCCGTATAGGATATCCGTATCGTTTTCCGTTAAAGTATGCTCAACCCACTGTATGTCGCCAAAAGTAGATAACAACTGATAATAACGCAGAGATCTGAAAAAGAGTCCGACACTTCTCCAATAATCCTTATCTACCTGGCTCATGGAAGATGTTTCAATGTTATCAAGCATTACGTTCGCCTTTCTTATAAAAGCATAATCATAATTAATCATATTTTGGGTTGGAGTCAGACGGTCGAATGCAAAGATCGACTCGTTTCCTGCCGAAGAATAAGATAAATTATCTGAGTTCCTATCCCCTTTGATTATATTGGGATCACTTTCCCCCTTATAAGAAAATTCATCAAAAATACCATAAAGATTCCATGCATACGTTTTAAAATTATCGTATGTTTTAAAAGCTGTCGCTTCCGTCTGTGATTCGATCGGGAACTTATCCAAATAATCATCACAACTTATAAACAGAGAAGAGACCAGGGCAATCGCTCCTATTATTTTTGTTTTTTTCATGACATTCATTACTGATTAAAATGAAACATTAAGACCAAAAGAATACTTCGTCATCAAAGGATAAACAGCTCCGCTCGTTGTCAGTTCCGGATCCTGTCCTTTGGCCAAATGATGCTTCGTAAAAAGATCCTCTCCACTGACAAACACTCTGACCTGATTGATCTTTATACGAGTTAACCATTCTTGCGGGAATGTATATCCTAACGTGATATTCTTAATTCTCCAATAAGCGCCATTGGACAAATATTTCGTTTGAGTATATCTGTTACGTGCCGAATTTTCACCGTCGCGTTGATAAATACGCGGGTAATAGCTATCTGTTTTATCCGGCATCCAATAATCGAGTGTATTAGCATGCAAAGCTGCAAACTCTCCGCATAGAGGCCATGAAAGCTGGCTGACAGCCCATACGTCTCTTTTTCCTATACCTTGAATAAAGAAAGAAAAGTCAAAACCTTTCCATGCGGCACCACCTGTGATACCAAAATGATACCGTGGGGTATTATTGCCGATTATCTTCCGGTCACCCGGATTATGAACCGTATTCTCTTCCTGAGAAATATCACCGCTTCCATTCAGGTCCTTATACAGAATATCACCAGGATTGGGAGTTGCCGTCCCTTTAATATAAGGTATACCGTCTTTTAATTTTCCGTTTTTCAAATTGGCATCCAGGGAACCTTCGACGAAATCATCGACTGTATAATAACGGTCTGTTACATATCCCCAAATCTCACCCATTTTCTTTCCTGTATAGAAGTTTGCATCTTTCTCTCCGTCAGCATCCGTATCCCAGTTATTAGCCAGATTACCCGTCGCGTTCTCAAATCGGGTAATAGTTGCCTGCGAATCAAACAGATTAAAGCCGATCGAATAATTTACACTACCTATCTTATCTCTCCAATCCAATTGCAATTCCCATCCCTTAGTCTTCAAATCGGCAGAGTTCATAAAAGGAGCAGTCGTACCCAACACATCCGGCAGGTCAGCTGACGGTCCGAACATATCTTTTGTCCGTCTTACATAATAATCGAATGAAGCAGTAAATCTATTCTTAAACAAACCAAGGTCGATACCACCGTTTACTGTCTGCACTTTCTCCCAGGAAAAATTCTGACTAACCAGTCCGGGAGTATTCAATGTCCAAAACTGAGTTTCTCCGCTTCCCAACCAGATCGATTTAGCAGGGCTCATAACCGACAGAAATTGATAAGCCGGAATAACCTGGTTGCCAATATTACCATATGTTCCTCTTAATTTCAAATTAGACAGAAAATCAATATTCTTCATAAAGTTTTCCTCTGACAAACGCCAGGCTAATGAGAAAGATGGGAAAAAACCGAACCGATGTCCGCTTGGAAATTTGGAAGAACCGTCATAACGCCCATTCGTTTCAAATAAATACTTTCCGTTATAATCGTATGTCAAACGATAGAAAGCTCCCAAAATAGCATATTCGGAATAACTATCCTTTCCGTCCAACGTTCCCGTGGCACTGGATATTGAAGGCAGATCCGGATTGATCATATCCGTTTTACTTTCCCAAAGCAACTCATAACGGTTGTTCTCACTATTGAAACCACCTGTTAATGCAAAATTATGCCCTCCAAATTCTTTCTCATAAGAAGCATAAATATTGGCAGCCATATATTGCGTATTACTCATATCCTTACGATAGAAAGAGTTTGTTCTGGTCGACTCCACCAGGAAATTCGTTCCCTGTACGAAATCAACCTTCTTGTCATAACGATCTTTTCTCGTATTTTTCTTGTCGTAGGTGAACTCACCGATAATTTTCAGATCTTTCAATGGGGATACTATTATTTTTCCCAATGCACGGAATACTTCGTCATTCGTTTCAATAGGTTCCAACAGATTGATCAGGTTTCCGGGAGTTCTGAAAGGCAATTCTTCATCTCCATTATTATAGTAACCCAGCGGAGAATATCCGGGTAATTGAGTCATTATATTCCACGGATCGCCACCTCCATTTGTATTCGGTGCAGAAGTTTTACCTTTCGCATAGTTGATTGTTAACTGGGCAGTAAGCCATTTTGTAACATCCGAACTCAGATACGAGCTGATATTCATTCTCGTGTACCTGTCTTTATCAGACACGAGTACACCATTCTGATCGGTATAACCAAATGAGAAACGATAAGCAGTCCTGGCT
This is a stretch of genomic DNA from Parabacteroides chongii. It encodes these proteins:
- a CDS encoding RagB/SusD family nutrient uptake outer membrane protein; this encodes MKKTKIIGAIALVSSLFISCDDYLDKFPIESQTEATAFKTYDNFKTYAWNLYGIFDEFSYKGESDPNIIKGDRNSDNLSYSSAGNESIFAFDRLTPTQNMINYDYAFIRKANVMLDNIETSSMSQVDKDYWRSVGLFFRSLRYYQLLSTFGDIQWVEHTLTENDTDILYGERDPRDLVAKNILNDLIWAEEHIKADGEGSNTINVHVVRALLSRFALYEGTWRKYHNLSEPEVYLNACIKYSEKLIDAYPNVCSRYDLLFNSEKLGGVDGVILYRAYATSNGTHMLNRYNRSSSWFYDMSKDGVNSYLCTNGKPIYNPESGFAGDKTMYDEFRNRDRRLYYTVTPPYKVNKGTPNTTWTYTDDPQDREYIDLMTKLETTSEGGSGTGVKALPVTNWNTGEIVQNNPNFRKQASPGFFLTELGYIIYKYSFAKAGELENTTDCPIFRIEEALLNYAEAKWEMGQFDQSVADRTINKLRPRAGVALMKVSDINASFDPKRDQAVDPVLWEIRRERRVELMAEGFRMNDLKRWHKGEYVNKQQTGAWIKKADYPKLEITGGTDTEGYIKFFNDPVAMGFGWKEYMYVYPIPQSALTKNPNLGKTPGYDY
- a CDS encoding TonB-dependent receptor, whose translation is MKLILFLVSVTFLQLSAVNGYAQKASIDLHLSNVSLKEAIQAIEKQTEFVFFYSTEEVDLTKKVDVNIRKGNIEGILSDVFRDYSYRIENRKILLTPKPTQKSHKITGTVKDHTGESIIGANISVKGTTNGTITDIDGGFTLEVPSDNAEIIISYIGYKPQEIALKGKTILNVVLAEDTQSLNEVVVVGYGTQKKANLTGAVSVANMDNVVGSRPVTSMSKALEGAVPGLQIKTENAAPGASSKINIRGTTNITGAEPLILMDNVPVDINTINPNDIESITVLKDASSAAIYGARAAYGVILLTAKKGSKDETPRFNYSTNLTVSKPYELIEKAGVYETVKAFKDFGYSTYWSGQDVDKWLSYLDEYQQNPSKYPDGYTMEGSTPYQLRLNDIAKDMTQKGGGFEQMHNLSVNGGTARTAYRFSFGYTDQNGVLVSDKDRYTRMNISSYLSSDVTKWLTAQLTINYAKGKTSAPNTNGGGDPWNIMTQLPGYSPLGYYNNGDEELPFRTPGNLINLLEPIETNDEVFRALGKIIVSPLKDLKIIGEFTYDKKNTRKDRYDKKVDFVQGTNFLVESTRTNSFYRKDMSNTQYMAANIYASYEKEFGGHNFALTGGFNSENNRYELLWESKTDMINPDLPSISSATGTLDGKDSYSEYAILGAFYRLTYDYNGKYLFETNGRYDGSSKFPSGHRFGFFPSFSLAWRLSEENFMKNIDFLSNLKLRGTYGNIGNQVIPAYQFLSVMSPAKSIWLGSGETQFWTLNTPGLVSQNFSWEKVQTVNGGIDLGLFKNRFTASFDYYVRRTKDMFGPSADLPDVLGTTAPFMNSADLKTKGWELQLDWRDKIGSVNYSIGFNLFDSQATITRFENATGNLANNWDTDADGEKDANFYTGKKMGEIWGYVTDRYYTVDDFVEGSLDANLKNGKLKDGIPYIKGTATPNPGDILYKDLNGSGDISQEENTVHNPGDRKIIGNNTPRYHFGITGGAAWKGFDFSFFIQGIGKRDVWAVSQLSWPLCGEFAALHANTLDYWMPDKTDSYYPRIYQRDGENSARNRYTQTKYLSNGAYWRIKNITLGYTFPQEWLTRIKINQVRVFVSGEDLFTKHHLAKGQDPELTTSGAVYPLMTKYSFGLNVSF